The Cetobacterium sp. 8H DNA window GCTTCTTATGATTTAGTTAAATATGTTCATGAAAACGGTAGTCTTCCAGTTGTTAACTTTGCAGCTGGTGGAATTGCTACTCCTGCTGATGCCGCTTTAATGATGCAACTTGGTTGTGATGGCGTATTTGTTGGTTCAGGTATTTTTAAATCAGGAGATCCTGCTAAAAGAGCAGCAGCTATAGTCAAGGCTGTAACAAACTTTACAAGCCCTGAAATTCTTGCAGAAATATCAGAAGATTTAGGAGAACCTATGGTTGGTATCAACGTTTACTCTTTGGACGCTGAAGATAAGATGTCTGATAGAGGTTGGTAATATGAAAATTGGTGTTTTAGCTTTACAAGGAGCTTTTATAGAACATGTTAACTCTTTAAAAAAATTAGGAGTTGATACAATTCTTGTTAAGAAAAAAAGCGATTTAAAAGATATACAAGGACTGATCTTACCTAGAGGAGAAAGTACTGCTATAGGAAAACTTTTAGTGGATTTAAACTTAAAAGATGAGATTAAAATGCTTATTGAAAATGGTCTTCCAGTTTTTGGAACCTGTGCAGGAATGATTCTTTTGGCTAAAAATATCACCAACGATGAAAGAAAGCACCTAGCAATGATGGATATAACTGTAAAAAGAAATGCTTATGGACGTCAAAATGACAGCTTTTGTATTGAAGAGAATTTTAAAGGCATCAGCTCTAAAGTTGAGATGGTTTTTATAAGAGCACCTTATATCGAAAAAGTGGGTGAAAATGCAGAGATTTTAGCTACTGTTAATTCAAATATTGTAGCTGCTCGACAAAAAAATATGTTAGTTACATCCTTTCATCCAGAATTAACTTCAGATTTAAAAGTACATCAATACTTTATTGATATGATAAAATAAAAAGAAGGCTGAAGTATAAAAAATACTTCAGCCTTTTATTTAGCAATAAATATAAAATTTTATTTTACTATGAATGAACTTGCTATAACTTTTCCGTCCTCAGTATATAAAACTGCTCCTTGACCTGGAGTTACAGCTCTGATACTGTCTCCTATAAAGTGTATCTCTATAGTGTCGTTGTCTATTACTCTTACAACACAGTGATGTAGTTTATCTCTAGAACGAGCTTTTGCAAAACACTCTAAACCATCTAACTCTTTTATATCGTTAACTAAAAGTAAGTTTAGCTGATTAGCTATCAATCTATCTTTCATTAAGTCGTCATTATCACCAACAACAACTCTATTGTTTGCTTTATCTAAAGCCACAACGTATAATGGATTTGCAGAAGCTATTCCCAGTCCTTTTCTTTGACCTATTGTATAAAAAGCTAGTCCATTATGTTTTCCTAAGACTTTACCATTCATATCTACAATATTTCCCTTTTTTTCAATTCTTCCGTTTGTTCTCTCGATTAGAAACTCTTTTAGTTTCCCATCTTCAACAAAACAGATTTCTTGAGAATCTTTCTTAGCATAAACTCTAACACCTAGTTCTTTTGCTAAATCTCTAACTAGTGGTTTTTCCATCTTTCCAATCGGGAAAATTATATATTTTAAATTTTCTTTTTTTATTTGTGATAAGAAATAAACTTGATCTTTATTCACATCATCACCGATTGCTAAAGTTCCATCAACGATATTTGCATAGTGACCAGTTGCTAAAACTTCCGCACCTTTTTCTCTTGCAAACTCAATCAATTTTCCAAACTTTATCTTTCTATTACAAACCATACAAGGATTTGGAGTTTTTCCAGACTCATACTCTTTTACGAAATAGTCTATAACCTCATCTCCAAACTCTTGTGTAACATCTAAAAGATAGTGCTCAATTCCTAAATCATCGCATATTCTTTTAGCATCTTTGTCCTCTTCACCACAAGTTTTCATTGTTACTCCAAAAATTGTATACCCTTGTTTTTTTAGAAGATATGCAACTGTTGATGAATCAACCCCACCACTCATAGCTACTGCTATAACTTTTTTTTCATTCTCTTTTTTAAACTCTAAGTTCATAAATACCATCCTTAATAAAAATTAATTCTATTACTATTTGTAGAAGGCAAATATAATAGTTGAAATACCAAAAATCAGAATTATTAATCCTGACAGTTTACTCAATTTTAAAAGTATATCTATAGTTACTCTTTTCTTGAAATGATATATTAAAAAAACTGTTGTAAACCACATAGAGGCTCCACCAATTCCAATTCCAAGTCCTAACTCCAATACCGTTGTATCTTTAATAATACAATCTAAAACTCCAAGTAAAGTATATATTCCTGCTATAACAAGTAAAGAAGAAATATTAAATATTGCAAGAAGAAAAGTTTCAAAGTAGTCTTGAACCAGAGTGAAATGATCATCCTCTAACTCTTTTATAGTGGGTTGACCAAAAAATTTCTTACTTCCCACGAAAATTAAAAATACACTTATTAAAATTTTTAATGGTGTCTCATATCTAACAATTACATGATCTAACTTGCTTATAAACAAAAATGAGATTATTCCGTAGATAATATCTACACTCACCATTCCTAATGCTGATACATAAGCTTTTTTCTCCCCTTCTGTCAGAGCTTTTTCCATACAGTATATTCCTACTGGTCCAAAAGGTAGAGATAATACTATTCCTGTTATAATACCTTTTAAAAAAATCATATTCTATTCTCCTCAAAAGTGTATTTCTATAAATGACTTTGTCTTCTGATTTTAACATAAAACTTTTGAAATATAAAGTAAATTCCTCAAAAATAGGACTATTTTACAGGTCTAACTCCTTCAGTTTTGATTTAACTATATCAAAAAATATTTTTCTATCTTCAGGGTTATCTCTTATATCCATATTATCTATATTTATTTTTAAAACAACTGTTTCTGTATAGTTGTCAAAAAAATCACAGTACTCTTCATTCAAAGAGTTCCAATAACCTCTTTCAACTCCAAGTTCGAAACCTCTTCCTCTTTCAACTATTTTTTTTATAGCATTGTCTACATTTATTTCCAAATAAATTATTAGCTTAGGATTTTTTCTTGCCGAAATCAGTTTTTCCCAAAATGATTTATATAGCGAAAACTCTTCTTCTGTCATATATCCATTTTTTAAATGCATCTTAGCAAAAAGAAAATCTCCATATATACTTCTATCCATTATACATCCATCATATGTTGCTGCTTCTTCAATGATATCAATCCTTTTGTTTAGAAAGTACATCTGGCTAAGTAGAGAATATCTCTCTTTATTTGAATAAAATTTATCTAGAAAAGGATTATCTATATATGGTTCTTGAAAGAATTCTATATCTAATTCTTTTGCTAATAACTCTCCTAAGGTTGTCTTTCCAGCTCCTACAACTCCTTCTATACAGATAACATTTTTCATATTATACTAGTACTCCTTTTTGTAAGAATCTTTTTAAGTTACTGATTACCATTCCAATAGCAACTTTATTTTCTCCTCCTCTAGGAATTATAACATCTGCATATCTTTTACTTGGCTCACAAAACTCTAAGAACATTGGTTTAACTGTTGTTAAGTATTGATTTTTTACAGATGCAAAACTTCTTCCTCTCTCAGTCATATCTCTTTCAATTCTTCTTAAAATCATTTCATCAGCATCAGTATCCACAAATATTTTCACATCAAATAACTCTCTAATTTCAGGAACTGCAAATATTAAAATTCCCTCTACTATTATTATTTTTGATGGCTCAATCTTTATACATCCATCTTTTCTTGAGTGTGTCGTGAAATCATAAATTGGTCTTTCAATTGCTTCATTGTTAATTAATTTTAATAAATGTTCTTTTAATAAATCAAACTCTATTGAATCTGGGTGGTCAAAATTTACTGCTGCTTTTTCTTCTAAAGTTAAATTTGTTAACTCTTTATAATAAGCATCTTGCTCTACTAGTACTGCGTCCTCTGATTTGAAAGCCTTTACTAAATTGTGTGCTACTGTTGTCTTTCCGCTTCCACTTCCACCAGCTACTCCGATCAATATGCAATTTTTCATTTGTTTGTTTCCTCCTTAAAGTTACTTTTATATATATTACTTTTTTTATAATCTTATATATTATAACATATTTCTCAAAAAAAAATAAATTATAATATTGTATAGACTATATATTTTTTTTGATGTATACTTTACGATATAGTTGTTTTTAAAGGAGAAGATTTTTATGAGTATGACAGAAAAAGATATCGATCTTCAGATGAAAAAGGCTCTTGAAAAGGTTCCTTTTGAAATCAAAAAAATAAAATTTGTGCTCTCTGTAGTAAAAATATTTAAAAGAGCAAAAAAACTATTAAAATTTTAGGAGGATAAAATATGACTGAAGAGATTTTAAAAAAAATAGATAGAATCAACGACGAGTTTGAAAAAAGAGATTTCTTTATTAAAGAGGACTTAATTGAGCTATTCCAAGAGAGAGAAGATCTTAGAACTAAACTAGATGAGATTAAATTCAAAAAAATTGAATTTTTCAACATTGCTGAGGAAGATTGTGTAGGATTTACTTTTGATGATGTTCAAGTTAACTTCTTCGTTGAATTTGGTGAAGATGAAGAGGGCCCTTGGTACGAAGCAACAGCAGAAATCATAACTTTCTAAGTTGGACTTACTAAAGTTTAAAAAAAATAGCTAGGGTGGGATTTTATATCCCTGCTCTAGCTATTTTATATTTCTCATTGCTGTTTCAAACTCTTCCATTGTTATTCCATATCTATTTAATTTTGATATTAATTGCTTTGCGTTAGAATACCCTATCCCTAAAGATGAACCTAACTTCTCTCTTAACTCTTTTGAATCTGAGGCACCTGATAATCCACAATCAATAATTATATCCATATTAAATAAGCTTTCTCCTTCTGAAATCACTTCACATTTAGCGTTTTCTAAAGCTCTTATTATTGCTTCTGGAGTAGCATTCTCTACACCTATATCACCATCTTTTGATCCCTCTT harbors:
- the pdxT gene encoding pyridoxal 5'-phosphate synthase glutaminase subunit PdxT; translated protein: MKIGVLALQGAFIEHVNSLKKLGVDTILVKKKSDLKDIQGLILPRGESTAIGKLLVDLNLKDEIKMLIENGLPVFGTCAGMILLAKNITNDERKHLAMMDITVKRNAYGRQNDSFCIEENFKGISSKVEMVFIRAPYIEKVGENAEILATVNSNIVAARQKNMLVTSFHPELTSDLKVHQYFIDMIK
- the mnmA gene encoding tRNA 2-thiouridine(34) synthase MnmA, translated to MVFMNLEFKKENEKKVIAVAMSGGVDSSTVAYLLKKQGYTIFGVTMKTCGEEDKDAKRICDDLGIEHYLLDVTQEFGDEVIDYFVKEYESGKTPNPCMVCNRKIKFGKLIEFAREKGAEVLATGHYANIVDGTLAIGDDVNKDQVYFLSQIKKENLKYIIFPIGKMEKPLVRDLAKELGVRVYAKKDSQEICFVEDGKLKEFLIERTNGRIEKKGNIVDMNGKVLGKHNGLAFYTIGQRKGLGIASANPLYVVALDKANNRVVVGDNDDLMKDRLIANQLNLLLVNDIKELDGLECFAKARSRDKLHHCVVRVIDNDTIEIHFIGDSIRAVTPGQGAVLYTEDGKVIASSFIVK
- a CDS encoding LysE family transporter, producing the protein MIFLKGIITGIVLSLPFGPVGIYCMEKALTEGEKKAYVSALGMVSVDIIYGIISFLFISKLDHVIVRYETPLKILISVFLIFVGSKKFFGQPTIKELEDDHFTLVQDYFETFLLAIFNISSLLVIAGIYTLLGVLDCIIKDTTVLELGLGIGIGGASMWFTTVFLIYHFKKRVTIDILLKLSKLSGLIILIFGISTIIFAFYK
- a CDS encoding deoxynucleoside kinase, yielding MKNVICIEGVVGAGKTTLGELLAKELDIEFFQEPYIDNPFLDKFYSNKERYSLLSQMYFLNKRIDIIEEAATYDGCIMDRSIYGDFLFAKMHLKNGYMTEEEFSLYKSFWEKLISARKNPKLIIYLEINVDNAIKKIVERGRGFELGVERGYWNSLNEEYCDFFDNYTETVVLKINIDNMDIRDNPEDRKIFFDIVKSKLKELDL
- the udk gene encoding uridine kinase, with protein sequence MKNCILIGVAGGSGSGKTTVAHNLVKAFKSEDAVLVEQDAYYKELTNLTLEEKAAVNFDHPDSIEFDLLKEHLLKLINNEAIERPIYDFTTHSRKDGCIKIEPSKIIIVEGILIFAVPEIRELFDVKIFVDTDADEMILRRIERDMTERGRSFASVKNQYLTTVKPMFLEFCEPSKRYADVIIPRGGENKVAIGMVISNLKRFLQKGVLV
- the rnmV gene encoding ribonuclease M5, which translates into the protein MKKIIKEVIVVEGRDDISAVKAAVDAEIIQTNGFAIRKKGNIEKLRVAYEKKGLIVLTDPDFVGEELRKYIQNFFPNVKQAYISRKEGSKDGDIGVENATPEAIIRALENAKCEVISEGESLFNMDIIIDCGLSGASDSKELREKLGSSLGIGYSNAKQLISKLNRYGITMEEFETAMRNIK